The proteins below come from a single Podarcis muralis chromosome 8, rPodMur119.hap1.1, whole genome shotgun sequence genomic window:
- the LOC114601328 gene encoding DGAT1/2-independent enzyme synthesizing storage lipids-like, whose product MSWFSQILENWISVSYLEEYRTLVVHPLWLLKLLILLYSPFICTVLCLWALSFVLHIYKKINNQQESDVSKFWEKPRKIIAQVCDITGKIWYGYEVIGMEHLRKGPGIIVYYHAVAAIDYSFLVAKLFKEAQRECFSVINSGIYQLPGLKILFNSINLKDFNKAECVEILKKGHLVGISPGGGRESKFSNDYNIMWGNRTGFARVALEAKVPIIPMFTQNACETFRNIGKSRLTRWLYEKTRLICLPIYGPFPVKLRTYIGEPIPYDPNITAAELAEKAKTAIENLRDKYQKRPGNILRALSERFDKHYKAN is encoded by the exons ATGAGCTGGTTTTCTCAAATTCTTGAAAACTGGATCAGTGTTTCTTATTTGGAAGAATATCGGACCTTAGTGGTTCACCCTTTGTGGTTACTTAAGCTTCTGATTTTACTTTATTCACCATTCATATGTACGGTTTTGTGTCTCTGGGCTCTCTCATTTGTGTTACATATTTACAAGAAGATTAATAACCAGCAAGAAAGTGATGTTAGCAAATTTTGGGAAAAACCAAGGAAAATTATTGCTCAAGTTTGTGATATAACTGGAAAGATATGGTATG GTTATGAAGTTATTGGCATGGAACATCTCCGTAAAGGACCAGGGATTATTGTTTATTATCACGCAGTCGCTGCTATTGACTATTCATTTCTTGTCGCTAAACTTTTTAAGGAGGCACAGAGAGAGTGCTTTTCAGTCATTAATAGTGGCATATATCAGTTACCAG GGCTGAAGATACTTTTTAATTCCATCAATTTGAAAGATttcaataaagctgaatgtgtggAAATTTTGAAGAAAGGCCATTTAGTGGGCATTTCCCCTGGTGGAGGTAGAGAATCAAAATTTAGTAATGACTACAATATAATGTGGGGTAACCGCACAGGTTTCGCTCGGGTAGCTTTGGAGGCGAAAGTG CCCATCATCCCTATGTTTACCCAAAACGCTTGTGAAACATTCAGGAACATTGGAAAGTCAA GGCTGACAAGATGGTTATATGAGAAAACACGACTTATCTGCCTTCCCATATATGGGCCATTTCCAGTGAAACTGAGGACATATATTGGAGAACCCATCCCATATGATCCAAATATAACAGCTGCAGAGCTGGCTGAAAAA GCAAAGACTGCAATTGAAAATCTTCGGGATAAATACCAAAAAAGACCAGGAAATATCTTAAGAGCTCTTTCAGAACGATTTGATAAGCATTACAAAGCTAACTAG